Proteins from one Bacteroidota bacterium genomic window:
- a CDS encoding class II aldolase/adducin family protein has protein sequence MSSSSNTLPAPEAQARQTLVQHYQELFANGLCRGTSGNVSVRYGAGFLITPSGVPSETVSPENLVYLPLDCAPPFEQNPGPSSEWRFHRDILRHRPEVNAVVHIHAPHVTALAINRQAIPAVHYMIALFGGDSVRCAPYALFGTQDLSDNIMHALAARSACLLANHGAITTGKDLAKAVNLAYELELLAQQYILALQAGTPVHLSEQEITEALRAFKTYGSNQS, from the coding sequence GTGTCCTCTTCATCTAACACGCTGCCGGCGCCTGAAGCACAAGCACGCCAAACCTTGGTACAACACTACCAGGAACTGTTTGCCAATGGCCTTTGCCGCGGCACGTCAGGCAATGTATCCGTGCGATACGGGGCCGGCTTCCTGATTACACCATCAGGTGTCCCATCAGAGACCGTTTCACCTGAAAATCTCGTGTACCTACCACTGGATTGCGCGCCGCCATTTGAGCAAAACCCAGGCCCTTCTTCGGAATGGCGATTTCATCGCGACATCTTGCGGCACCGCCCTGAAGTCAACGCCGTGGTGCACATCCATGCGCCACACGTAACTGCGCTCGCTATCAACAGGCAGGCTATACCGGCAGTGCACTACATGATAGCATTGTTTGGCGGTGACTCTGTTCGCTGTGCGCCCTATGCATTGTTCGGCACCCAGGACTTGTCAGATAATATTATGCACGCCCTTGCGGCACGCTCAGCCTGTCTACTGGCCAACCATGGGGCAATCACAACGGGCAAAGATTTGGCAAAGGCCGTGAACCTTGCCTATGAACTGGAATTGCTCGCACAACAGTACATCCTTGCTTTACAAGCCGGGACGCCCGTCCACCTTTCTGAGCAGGAAATCACAGAAGCTTTGCGCGCATTCAAAACTTACGGTTCCAACCAATCCTAG
- the murA gene encoding UDP-N-acetylglucosamine 1-carboxyvinyltransferase, translated as MRTILQPISNDLSAEMDKLVVTGSHRLKGDLPVSGSKNTALTLLTGALLADGPVIIENVPNVRDVRTLSEIISYTGANVNFDKEAAVVTVDPSTLSIPEAPYELVKKMRASFYMLGALLGKCGEARVSLPGGCAWGPRPVNLHIEGIKALGAEIDLEQGYVVARAPGGRLPGGSYRLEPSSVGATVNLMLAAALARGSSRIENAAREPDVITFGEALLSLGARIEGLGTTTIEIEGVDQLQASPIRNCSDRIELGTFMIAAAIAGEPGDTIRITNAEHEQLGNAFKEAFAATGTKTTYGEDVTEVVVPEKILPVDITTAVYPGFPTDLQAQWTILMAQADGPSTVTETIYLDRFKHIPELQRMGLVARVENNVAHISGGHQLKGAQVMSSDLRASVSLVLAGMVAEGETDVLRVYHLDRGYENLEQKLRDAGIKIRRERYDEWAQPVPPVSDNV; from the coding sequence ATGCGTACAATTTTGCAACCTATCTCAAATGACCTTAGTGCTGAAATGGATAAACTCGTTGTAACAGGCTCTCACCGATTAAAAGGCGACCTGCCAGTAAGTGGTTCTAAAAACACAGCGCTTACGCTGTTAACCGGTGCACTGCTGGCTGATGGGCCCGTGATAATTGAAAACGTACCCAATGTTCGCGACGTTCGTACGCTTTCAGAAATCATCTCTTATACGGGTGCAAATGTTAATTTTGACAAAGAGGCTGCCGTTGTAACGGTTGATCCTTCAACGCTTTCCATCCCGGAAGCACCTTATGAGCTCGTCAAGAAAATGCGGGCCTCCTTTTATATGCTGGGTGCCTTGTTGGGTAAATGTGGTGAGGCTCGGGTTTCACTCCCTGGCGGCTGCGCATGGGGCCCTCGACCTGTGAACCTCCACATCGAGGGCATCAAGGCATTGGGAGCTGAAATTGACCTGGAGCAAGGGTACGTCGTGGCACGCGCACCAGGCGGCCGGCTCCCTGGCGGAAGCTACCGGCTTGAACCTTCAAGCGTAGGCGCAACCGTTAACCTCATGCTGGCAGCAGCACTGGCCCGTGGCTCCTCACGCATTGAAAATGCTGCACGCGAGCCGGACGTCATCACTTTTGGCGAGGCACTGCTTAGCCTTGGCGCTCGTATTGAAGGACTCGGCACAACAACCATTGAAATCGAAGGCGTCGACCAGCTTCAGGCTAGCCCCATTCGGAACTGCTCTGACCGTATCGAACTCGGTACTTTTATGATTGCAGCTGCCATTGCAGGCGAGCCAGGCGATACCATCCGAATTACAAATGCAGAACACGAACAACTGGGCAACGCATTCAAAGAAGCGTTTGCTGCCACCGGGACTAAAACTACCTATGGTGAAGATGTAACCGAAGTTGTTGTACCAGAGAAAATCTTGCCCGTCGACATCACCACGGCCGTCTATCCCGGCTTCCCAACTGACCTTCAGGCCCAATGGACCATCCTTATGGCCCAGGCGGATGGTCCGTCAACGGTCACTGAAACTATTTACCTCGACAGGTTCAAGCACATTCCCGAGCTGCAGCGTATGGGACTTGTGGCGCGCGTTGAAAACAACGTTGCCCATATATCAGGCGGCCACCAGCTAAAAGGTGCCCAGGTAATGAGTAGCGACCTGCGCGCCAGCGTATCCCTCGTGCTGGCAGGAATGGTTGCAGAAGGCGAAACGGATGTGCTTCGTGTGTACCACCTCGACCGAGGGTATGAAAACCTGGAGCAAAAGCTGCGCGATGCCGGCATCAAGATTCGGAGGGAACGGTACGACGAATGGGCCCAGCCTGTACCGCCTGTTTCTGATAATGTATAG